Proteins from a single region of Macaca thibetana thibetana isolate TM-01 chromosome 4, ASM2454274v1, whole genome shotgun sequence:
- the CASP8AP2 gene encoding CASP8-associated protein 2 isoform X7 — protein sequence MAADDDNGDGTSLFDVFSASPLKNNDEGSLDIYAGLDSAVSDSASKSCVPSRNCLDLYEEILTEEGTAKEATYNDLQVEYGKCQLQMKELMKKFKEIQTQNFSLINENQSLKKNISALIKTARVEINRKDEEISNLHQRLSEFPHFRNNHKTARTFDTVKTKDLKSRSPHLDDCSKTDHRAKSDVSKDVHHSTSLPNLEKEGKSHSDKRSTSHLPISVEKHCTNGVWSRSHYQVGEGSSNEDSRRGRKDIRHSQFNRGTERVRKDLSPGCGDGEPRILEASQRLQGHPEKYGKGEPKTESKSSKFKSNSDSDYKGERINSSWEKETPGERSHSRVDSQSDKKLERQSERPQNINRKEVKSQDKEERKVDQKPKSVVKDQDHWRRSERASLPHSKNEITFSHNSSKYHVEERRGWEDCKRDRSVNSHSFQDGRCPSFLSNSRTHKNIDSKEVDAMQQWENTPLKAERHRTEDKRKRERESKEDNKHIRNEKRVPTEHFQKVNKETKKTTSDLKKQNEPKTDKGEVPDNGVSEGAHNKELAMKAENGPNETKNKDLKLSFMEKLNLTLSPAKKQPVSQDNQNKTTDVPKSSGVCDSESSVQAKTVAYVPSVSEHILGEASVSEHTMGETKSSLLEPKVALLAMTEPRIGISETKMEEENSLLVRSVDNTMHCEVPICGTETSFPSPMEIQQTESLFPSTGMKQTINNGRAAAPVVMDVLQTDVSQNFGLELDTKRNDNSDSCGISEGMEMKVALSTTVGETTESILQPSIEEADILPIMLSEDNNPKFEPSVVVTPLVESKSCHLEPCLPKDTLDSSLQQTELMDHRMATGETNSVYHDDDNSVLSIDLNHLRPIPEAISPLNSPVRPVAKVLRNESPPQVPVYNNSHKDVFLRNSAHSTSKSQSDLNKENQKPIYKSDKCTEADICKNSPLDELEEGEIRSDSETSKPQECFEKNSKPRASADVRKSKTIPRHGKSTVGLDKDSRKTHVRIHQTNNKWNKRPDKSSRSSKTEKKDKVMSTSSLEKIVPIIAVPSSEQEIMHMLRMIRKHVRKNYMKFKAKFSLIQFHRIIESAILSFTSLIKHLNLHKICKSVTTLQKNLCDVIESKLKQVKKNGIVDRLFEQQLPDMKKKLWKFVDDQLDYLFAKLKKILVQFCDSKNFGRDSDEGKPEKTSKQNAQYSDCQKGSGYNSNKELLKEKLSKSEDCVHYKSLVGCKKSEEKYQDQNNSSINTVKHDSKKNFNNCFDNTKNSQSEERSLELHCSSTPKSEKNEGSSIEDAQTSQHATLKPERSFEILTEQQASSLTFNLVSDAQMGEIFKSLLQGSDLLDSSVNCTEKSEWELKTPEKQLLETLKCESIPACTTEELVSGVASPCPKMISDDNWSLLSSEKGPSLSSGLSLPVHPDVLDESCMFEVSTNLPLSKDNVCSVEKSKPCVSSILFEDLAVSLTVPSPLKSDGHLSFLKPDVSSSSTPEEVISAHFSEDALLEEEDASEQDIHLALESDNSSSKSSCSSSWTSRSVAPGFQYHPNLPMHAVIMEKSNDHFIVKIRRATPSTSSGLKQSMMPDESLTSLPRHGKEADEGADKEYISCQNTVFKSVEELENSNKNVDNSKSTHEEQSSMIQTQVPDIYEFLKDASGKMGHRDEVSDECFKLHQVWETKVPESIEELPSVEEISHSVGDHLPNTYIDLTKDPVTETKNLGEFIEVTVLNIDQLGCSGGNLNQSAQILDNSLQADTVGAFIDLTQDASSETKSEGNHPELAVEDLGCGVIQVDEDNYKEEKAQMANRPLECIVEETYIDLTTESPSSCEVKKDELKSELGSNCVNSELPGTLHNAHKKRRNLSDLNHSHKKQRKETDLTNKEKTKKPTQDSCENTEAHRKKASKKRAPPVNKDPSSLKATPGIKDSSTALATSTSLSAKNVIKKKGEIIILWTRNDDREILLECQKRGPSFKTFAYLATKLDKNPNQVSERFQQLMKLFEKSKCR from the exons CTTCTCCTCTTAAGAACAATGATGAAGGCTCATTGGACATATACGCTGGGTTGGACAGTGCTGTTTCTG acagtgCTTCCAAATCCTGTGTACCATCAAGAAATTGTTTGGACTTATATGAAGAGATCCTGACTGAAGAAGGAACTGCAAAGGAGGCAACATATAATGAT ttgcAAGTAGAATATGGAAAATGTCAACTGCAAATGAAAGAGCTGatgaaaaagtttaaagaaatacaGACACAG AATTTCAGCTTAATAAACGAAAACCAGTCTCTTAAGAAGAATATTTCAGCACTTATCAAAACTGCCAGGGTGGAAATAAACCGCAAGGATGAAGAAATAAGTAATCTTCACCAAAG aTTGTCTGAGTTTCCACATTTTCGAAATAATCATAAAACCGCAAGGACATTTGATACAGTTAAAACAAAAGATCTTAAATCTAGATCTCCACATTTGGATGATTGTTCAAAGACTGATCACAGAGCTAAAAGTGATGTTTCTAAAGATGTACATCATAGCACTTCACTGCCAAAtctggaaaaggaaggaaaatcacaTTCTGATAAAAGGAGTACTTCACATTTACCTATATCTGTCGAGAAACACTGCACTAATGGTGTTTGGTCGCGTTCTCATTATCAGGTTGGTGAGGGTAGCTCAAATGAGGAtagtagaagaggaagaaaagatattAGACATAGCCAGTTCAACAGAGGAACTGAAAGAGTACGAAAAGACTTAAGTCCTGGCTGTGGTGATGGTGAACCAAGGATACTGGAAGCTAGTCAAAGGCTACAAGGACATCCTGAGAAATATGGTAAAGGTGAACCAAAGACTGAAAGCAAAAGTTCAAAGTTTAAAAGTAATTCAGATTCTGACTATAAAGGTGAACGCATTAACTCTTCTTGGGAGAAAGAGACCCCTGGAGAAAGGTCACACAGTCGAGTAGACTCTCAAAGTgacaaaaaactagaaagacaaaGTGAAAGACcacaaaatataaataggaaAGAAGTTAAATcacaagacaaagaagaaagaaaagttgatCAAAAACCTAAGTCAGTAGTAAAGGACCAAGATCACTGGAGAAGATCTGAACGAGCATCACTTCCTCATTCCAAAAACGAAATAACATTTTCTCATAATTCAAGTAAATACCAtgtagaagagagaagaggatggGAAGATTGTAAAAGAGACAGGAGTGTAAACAGTCATAGTTTTCAAGATGGAAGATGTCCATCTTTTCTTTCAAACAGTAGAACTCACAAAAACATTGACTCTAAGGAAGTTGATGCTATGCAACAGTGGGAAAACACACCTTTAAAAGCAGAAAGACATAGAACCGAGGATAAGAGGAAAAGAGAACGAGAAAGCAAAGAAGATAATAAgcatattagaaatgaaaaaagagtaCCTACAGAACATTTTCAGAAGGTTAATAAGGAAACTAAGAAAACCACTTCTGatttaaagaaacagaatgaaCCAAAGACTGATAAGGGAGAAGTCCCTGATAATGGAGTTTCTGAAGGAGCACATAATAAAGAGCTTGCAATGAAAGCTGAGAATGgtccaaatgaaacaaaaaacaaagacctAAAATTGAGTTTTATGGAAAAATTGAACTTAACTCTTTCTCCTGCTAAAAAGCAACCTGTTTCTCAGGATAATCAGAATAAAACAACTGATGTTCCCAAGTCCAGTGGTGTATGTGATTCAGAGTCTTCAGTGCAAGCTAAAACAGTGGCATATGTTCCCTCCGTCAGTGAACATATCTTGGGGGAAGCCTCTGTCAGTGAACATACCATGGGGGAAACGAAGTCATCATTATTGGAACCAAAGGTTGCTCTTTTAGCAATGACTGAACCCAGGATTGGTATCTCAGAAAccaaaatggaagaagaaaatagtTTGTTAGTTAGATCTGTTGACAATACTATGCATTGTGAAGTGCCCATTTGTGGTACAGAGACTTCCTTCCCATCTCCTATGGAAATACAACAGACAGAATCCTTGTTTCCATCAACAGGAATGAAACAAACCATTAATAATGGAAGGGCAGCAGCTCCTGTGGTAATGGATGTATTACAAACAGATGTGTCTCAAAACTTTGGATTGGAATTGGATACCAAAAGAAATGATAATTCAGATTCTTGTGGTATTTCTGAAGGTATGGAAATGAAGGTAGCACTTTCAACAACAGTGGGTGAAACCACTGAAAGCATTTTGCAGCCTTCAATTGAGGAAGCTGATATTTTGCCAATAATGCTTTCAGAAGATAATAACCCAAAATTTGAGCCTTCTGTTGTAGTTACACCACTTGTTGAGAGTAAGTCATGTCATTTGGAGCCTTGCTTACCTAAAGATACTCTAGATTCTTCACTTCAGCAGACTGAGTTAATGGACCACAGAATGGCAACTGGTGAAACAAACTCAGTATATCATGATGATGATAACTCGGTTTTGAGCATTGACCTTAATCACCTGAGACCTATTCCAGAAGCTATCAGCCCTCTGAATAGTCCAGTGAGACCTGTAGCAAAAGTTCTTAGAAATGAAAGCCCACCTCAAGTTCCAGTATATAATAACAGTCATAAAG ATGTGTTTTTACGAAATTCAGCTCATTCTACCTCTAAGAGTCAGTCTGATCTCAATAAGGAAAATCAAAAGCCAATTTACAAATCTGACAAATGTACAGAAGCAGACATATGTAAGAATTCACCATTAGATGAATTAGAAGAAGGGGAAATTAGAAGTGATAGTGAAACATCTAAACCACaagaatgttttgaaaaaaattccaaGCCTAGAGCGTCGGCTGATGTGCGGAAGTCAAAGACTATCCCACGACATGGGAAAAGTACTGTGGGTCTGGATAAAGACAGTAGGAAAACACATGTAAGAATCCATCAGACCAATAACAAATGGAATAAAAGACCTGATAAATCTAGCAGATCTTCAAAAACGGAGAAGAAAGATAAAGTGATGAGCACTTCCAGCTTGGAAAAAATAGTTCCAATTATTGCTGTACCCTCTTCTGAACAAGAGATCATGCACATGTTACGAATGATAAGAAAACATGTaaggaaaaattatatgaaattcaaggCAAAATTTTCATTAATACAATTTCATAGAATTATTGAGTCAGCAATTTTGAGTTTTACGTCTCTAATTAAACATCTGAACTTACACAAAATCTGTAAGTCAGTGACTACCTTACAGAAGAATCTCTGTGATGTTATAGAGTCTAAACTTAAGCAAGTTAAAAAGAATGGCATAGTTGATCGTTTATTTGAACAGCAGCTAccagatatgaaaaaaaaattgtggaaattTGTAGATGACCAACTTGATTATTTGTTTGCAAAGCTTAAGAAAATCTTAGTTCAGTTTTGTGATTCCAAAAACTTTGGAAGAGATAGTGATGAAGGCAAACCTGAAAAAACAAGTAAACAGAATGCACAGTATTCAGATTGTCAGAAAGGGAGTGGGTACAACTCCAACAAAgaattgctgaaagaaaaattatcaaaatcagaaGACTGTGTTCATTATAAGTCTTTAGTGGGATGTAAAAAGTCTGAGGAAAAATATCAAGACCAAAATAACTCCAGTATTAACACTGTAAAGCAtgacagtaaaaaaaattttaacaactgCTTTGATAATACAAAGAACTCTCAATCCGAAGAGCGCTCCTTGGAACTACACTGTTCAAGCACcccaaagtcagaaaaaaatgaaggaagcagTATAGAGGATGCACAGACATCCCAGCATGCAACTTTGAAGCCAGAACGAAGTTTTGAGATTCTTACTGAACAGCAAGCATCTAGCCTTACTTTTAATTTAGTGAGTGATGCACAAATgggtgaaatatttaaaagtttgttgCAAGGTTCTGATCTTTTAGATAGTAGTGTTAACTGTACTGAAAAAAGTGAGTGGGAGTTAAAGACTCCGGAGAAGCAGTTGCTAGAGACTCTTAAGTGCGAGTCTATACCAGCTTGTACAACAGAAGAGCTAGTTTCAGGGGTGGCTTCTCCATGTCCTaaaatgattagtgatgataaTTGGTCATTATTATCATCTGAGAAAGGTCCGTCTCTGTCTTCAGGGCTTTCATTGCCAGTTCATCCTGATGTGTTGGATGAAAGTTGTATGTTTGAAGTGTCTACTAACCTACCTTTAAGTAAAGATAATGTGTGTAGTGTAGAAAAGAGCAAGCCCTGCGTTTCTTCCATACTTTTTGAAGATCTAGCAGTCTCTTTAACAGTACCATCACCTCTGAAGTCAGATGGTCATCTCAGTTTTTTAAAGCCTGATGTTTCGTCTAGTTCAACTCCTGAAGAAGTCATTAGTGCTCATTTTAGTGAAGATGCATTACTTGAGGAAGAGGATGCATCTGAGCAAGATATTCATTTAGCTCTGGAGTCTGATAATTCAAGCAGTAAATCAAGTTGTTCTTCTTCCTGGACAAGCCGATCTGTTGCTCCAGGCTTTCAGTACCACCCTAATCTACCTATGCATGCCGTCATAATGGAAAAGTCCAATGatcattttattgtgaaaatacGACGTGCAACACCATCTACCTCTTCTGGTCTTAAACAGAGTATGATGCCTGATGAATCATTGACATCTTTGCCCAGACATGGAAAGGAAGCTGATGAAGGAGCagataaagaatatatttcatgTCAGAACACAGTTTTTAAATCTGTGGAGGAATTGGAAAATTCCAACAAAAATGTTGATAATAGCAAGTCAACTCATGAAGAACAGAGCTCTATGATACAAACACAGGTTCCTGATATATATGAATTTCTTAAAGATGCTTCAGGTAAGATGGGTCATCGTGATGAAGTGTCTGATGAATGTTTCAAATTGCATCAAGTATGGGAAACAAAAGTGCCTGAAAGCATTGAAGAATTGCCTTCAGTGGAAGAAATCTCACACTCTGTCGGGGATCATCTTCCAAACACATACATAGATCTAACGAAAGATCCAGTCACTGAAACCAAAAACTTGGGGGAATTCATAGAAGTAACAGTTTTAAATATTGATCAGTTGGGATGTTCTGGAGGCAATTTAAATCAAAGTGCTCAAATATTAGACAATTCTTTGCAGGCTGATACTGTAGGTGCTTTTATTGATTTGACACAAGATGCTTCAAGTGAGACTAAAAGTGAAGGTAATCATCCTGAATTAGCTGTTGAAGACTTGGGATGTGGGGTGATACAGGTAGATGAAGATAATTATAAGGAAGAAAAggcacaaatggcaaacaggcctTTGGAGTGCATTGTTGAGGAAACCTATATCGACTTGACCACAGAATCTCCCAGTTCATGTGAAgtaaaaaaggatgaattaaaATCAGAGCTAGGATCAAATTGTGTTAACTCGGAGTTGCCTGGGACTTTGCATAATGCtcacaaaaagagaagaaaccttTCTGATCTAAATCATtctcataaaaaacaaagaaaggaaacagacTTAACCAATAAGGAAAAGACCAAGAAACCTACCCAAGATTCTTGTGAGAATACTGAAGCTCACCGAAAGAAAGCCAGTAAGAAGAGGGCCCCTCCTGTGAATAAAGATCCCTCATCATTAAAGGCAACCCCAGGGATTAAGGATTCATCAACAGCACTTGCCACTTCTACGAGCCTTTCTGCAAAGAATGTTAttaaaaagaagggagaaattaTCATTTTATGGACAAG aaATGATGACCGGGAAATTTTACTGGAGTGTCAGAAAAGAGGGCcatcatttaaaacatttgcatATTTAGCCACTAAGTTGGATAAAAATCCAAATCAG gtcTCAGAAAGATTCCAGCAGCTAATGAAGCTCTTTGAAAAGTCAAAATGCAGGTAG